In one Aquabacterium sp. OR-4 genomic region, the following are encoded:
- the era gene encoding GTPase Era — MTLPDHSSAADADTPDGTNPADAQGQRCGLIAIVGRPNVGKSTLLNALVGQKISITSRKAQTTRHRITGIRTLEQTQFVFVDTPGFQTKETRGRAVLNRSLNRTVQGVLADVDVVLFLVEAGRFSLDDAKVLALLQGGGVKDKPAILVANKLDAVQRRTDILPWLKTMQERHTFAEFVPMSATKAADVERLFRIVSPYLPEQPWLYEEDALTDRSDRFMAAELIREKLFRLTGDELPYSSTVVIDKYEEEEGPVRPLHRIAATIVVERDAHKGMVIGDGGERLKRIGSEARQELEQLTGAKVFLELWVKVRSGWADSEEHLRSYGYE, encoded by the coding sequence GCCGACACGCCCGACGGCACCAACCCGGCCGATGCCCAGGGCCAGCGCTGCGGCCTGATCGCGATCGTCGGCCGCCCCAACGTGGGCAAGAGCACGCTGCTCAACGCCCTGGTGGGGCAGAAGATCAGCATCACCTCGCGCAAGGCGCAAACTACGCGCCACCGCATCACCGGCATCCGCACGCTCGAGCAGACGCAGTTCGTGTTCGTCGACACGCCCGGTTTCCAGACCAAGGAGACGCGTGGCCGTGCGGTGCTCAACCGCAGCCTCAACCGCACGGTGCAGGGCGTGCTGGCCGATGTGGACGTGGTGCTGTTCCTGGTCGAGGCCGGCCGCTTCAGCCTCGATGACGCCAAGGTGCTGGCCCTGCTGCAGGGCGGTGGCGTGAAGGACAAGCCGGCCATCCTGGTGGCCAACAAGCTCGACGCGGTGCAGCGCCGCACCGACATCCTGCCCTGGCTCAAGACCATGCAGGAGCGCCACACCTTTGCCGAGTTCGTGCCCATGTCGGCCACCAAGGCGGCCGATGTCGAGCGCCTGTTCCGCATCGTCTCGCCCTACCTGCCCGAGCAGCCCTGGCTGTACGAGGAAGATGCGCTCACCGACCGCAGCGACCGCTTCATGGCCGCCGAGCTGATCCGCGAGAAGCTGTTCCGCCTGACCGGCGACGAGCTGCCCTACAGCTCCACCGTGGTGATCGACAAGTACGAGGAAGAAGAAGGCCCGGTGCGGCCGCTGCACCGCATTGCCGCCACCATCGTGGTCGAGCGCGACGCGCACAAGGGCATGGTCATCGGCGATGGCGGCGAGCGCCTCAAGCGCATCGGCAGCGAGGCCCGGCAAGAGCTCGAGCAGCTCACCGGTGCCAAGGTGTTTCTGGAGCTGTGGGTCAAGGTGCGCTCGGGCTGGGCCGACAGCGAGGAGCATCTGCGCTCCTACGGCTACGAGTGA
- a CDS encoding pyridoxine 5'-phosphate synthase yields MNPLVAPEPGRHDGRTALSVNVNKIALLRNTRHLGIPDVVALSRIALEAGAQGITVHPRPDERHIRAHDVHELATLMRQWPQAEYNLEGNPFHNLMDFIRVVKPQQATFVPDSVDQFTSDHGWRFPQDLARLQPLVAECQALGVRVSLFMDPDAALMAGAAATGAERVELYTETYAAAHGTPRQAEVLAQFAAAAAAAQAAGLAVNAGHDLNRANLTDFLRAVPGVAEVSIGHALMADALALGLAETVRDYQRCIQRSLTL; encoded by the coding sequence ATGAATCCCCTGGTCGCCCCCGAGCCCGGTCGCCACGACGGCCGCACCGCGCTGTCGGTCAACGTCAACAAGATCGCGTTGCTGCGCAACACGCGGCATCTGGGCATCCCCGACGTGGTGGCGCTGTCGCGCATTGCGCTCGAGGCCGGCGCCCAGGGCATCACGGTGCATCCGCGGCCCGACGAGCGCCACATCCGCGCCCACGATGTGCACGAGCTGGCCACGCTGATGCGCCAGTGGCCGCAGGCCGAGTACAACCTCGAGGGCAATCCGTTCCACAACCTGATGGACTTCATCCGCGTGGTGAAGCCGCAGCAGGCCACCTTCGTGCCCGACAGCGTCGACCAGTTCACCAGCGACCACGGCTGGCGCTTTCCGCAGGATCTGGCGCGTCTGCAGCCGCTGGTGGCCGAGTGCCAGGCGCTGGGCGTGCGGGTGAGCCTGTTCATGGACCCCGATGCCGCGCTGATGGCCGGTGCCGCTGCCACCGGCGCCGAGCGGGTGGAGCTCTATACCGAAACCTACGCGGCCGCGCATGGCACGCCGCGCCAGGCCGAGGTGCTGGCGCAGTTTGCCGCCGCCGCCGCCGCGGCCCAGGCCGCCGGCCTGGCCGTGAACGCCGGCCACGACCTGAACCGCGCCAACCTCACCGACTTTCTGCGCGCCGTGCCCGGCGTGGCCGAGGTGTCGATCGGCCATGCGCTGATGGCCGATGCGCTGGCGCTCGGCCTGGCCGAGACGGTGCGCGACTACCAGCGCTGCATCCAGCGCAGCCTGACGCTGTGA
- the acpS gene encoding holo-ACP synthase, whose amino-acid sequence MIHGIGTDICDIRRLRATFERRGERFAERVLGERELAVWRARRARAEVRGVAYLATRFSAKEAFSKAIGLGMRMPMSWRACEILNHPSGQPYIRLDGALAQWFQARGLRAHVTVTDETDYAASFVVVERDGPAVSEPFPNPGA is encoded by the coding sequence GTGATCCACGGCATCGGCACCGACATCTGCGACATCCGCCGCCTGCGCGCCACCTTCGAGCGTCGCGGCGAGCGCTTTGCCGAACGGGTGCTTGGCGAGCGCGAGCTGGCGGTCTGGCGCGCGCGCCGTGCCCGGGCCGAGGTGCGCGGCGTGGCCTACCTGGCCACCCGCTTCTCGGCCAAGGAGGCCTTCTCCAAGGCCATCGGCCTGGGCATGCGCATGCCCATGAGCTGGCGCGCCTGCGAGATCCTCAACCACCCCAGCGGCCAGCCCTACATCCGGCTGGATGGCGCGCTGGCCCAGTGGTTCCAGGCGCGCGGCCTGCGCGCCCATGTCACCGTCACCGACGAGACCGACTACGCCGCCAGCTTTGTGGTGGTTGAGCGTGACGGGCCCGCTGTTTCTGAACCGTTCCCGAACCCCGGCGCCTGA